Proteins encoded by one window of Paenibacillus urinalis:
- a CDS encoding amino acid ABC transporter substrate-binding protein, with protein sequence MISMFVLVLSACSTSGQDENTLVIGIDDKFAPMGFRDESNNIVGFDIDYAAAAAEKMGKEVEFQPIDWSSKESELSSGRIDLIWNGYTITDERKEKVLFTKPYMANSQVAVVLSDSPLASLEELEGKNIGLQKLSSASDALSAHPINEKVGSVSEFPDNVLALSDLKSGRLDAVIIDEVVAKYYMSLEEGTYKLLDESLAPEEYGIGVKKGNEALLNELQSALDELSEDGTAASISEKWFGEDKVLN encoded by the coding sequence ATGATAAGTATGTTCGTTCTTGTATTGAGCGCCTGCTCAACAAGCGGACAAGATGAGAATACACTCGTCATCGGGATTGATGACAAGTTTGCACCGATGGGATTCCGTGATGAGAGTAATAACATTGTCGGATTTGATATTGATTATGCAGCAGCAGCAGCGGAGAAGATGGGCAAGGAAGTAGAGTTTCAGCCAATTGATTGGTCCTCCAAGGAATCGGAGCTAAGCAGCGGACGCATTGATCTGATCTGGAATGGTTATACCATTACTGATGAGCGCAAAGAGAAGGTGCTGTTCACGAAGCCTTATATGGCAAACAGTCAGGTCGCCGTTGTGCTGTCAGATTCACCTCTTGCTTCATTGGAAGAGCTTGAAGGCAAGAATATCGGATTACAGAAGCTCTCTTCTGCATCAGATGCGCTGAGTGCACACCCGATTAACGAGAAGGTCGGTAGCGTATCCGAATTCCCAGATAATGTACTAGCTCTTAGTGATCTGAAGAGCGGCAGATTGGATGCCGTTATTATAGACGAGGTCGTTGCGAAGTATTACATGTCTCTAGAAGAAGGGACTTATAAGCTGCTGGATGAATCACTGGCTCCTGAAGAATATGGAATCGGTGTGAAAAAAGGAAACGAAGCGCTTCTGAATGAGCTGCAAAGTGCGCTTGACGAGCTGAGTGAGGATGGAACAGCGGCGAGCATCTCCGAGAAATGGTTTGGAGAGGACAAAGTATTAAACTAG
- a CDS encoding amino acid ABC transporter permease, with protein MSLEYLWSITLPMLEGARTTVLLFFTAIILSIPLGFGITLMANSRFKPVSAIAHSYIYVMRGTPLLLQLLFFCYGLPMLPVVGEYLVLDRGVAAGIAFVLNYAAYFAEIFRGGLLSIDKGQYEASQVLGLSKWQTMTRVILPQMIRVVLPSTANESITLVKDTALLYAVAVPEVLHFAQTAVNRDATIMPFAVAAVVYLLMTLVLTLFFKALEKRFRFE; from the coding sequence ATGAGTTTAGAATATTTGTGGAGTATTACGCTGCCCATGCTTGAAGGGGCGAGAACGACCGTGCTGTTATTTTTCACAGCCATTATATTATCTATACCGCTCGGCTTTGGCATTACCTTAATGGCGAATAGCCGATTCAAGCCGGTGTCTGCGATTGCGCACAGCTATATTTATGTCATGCGCGGCACGCCGCTGCTGCTTCAGCTGCTCTTCTTCTGTTACGGCCTGCCGATGCTTCCGGTGGTCGGAGAGTATCTGGTACTGGATCGCGGCGTTGCGGCCGGTATCGCCTTTGTACTGAATTACGCTGCGTATTTTGCAGAGATCTTCAGAGGCGGGCTGCTGTCGATCGATAAAGGTCAATATGAAGCCTCACAGGTGCTTGGCTTAAGCAAATGGCAGACAATGACCAGGGTTATTCTGCCTCAGATGATTCGAGTGGTGCTTCCTTCGACAGCGAATGAGTCGATTACCCTGGTCAAGGACACCGCACTTCTCTATGCCGTTGCTGTTCCTGAGGTATTACATTTTGCACAGACCGCAGTCAATCGGGATGCAACCATTATGCCTTTTGCTGTGGCGGCAGTCGTCTATCTGCTAATGACGCTTGTACTTACGCTCTTCTTCAAAGCGCTGGAGAAGCGGTTTCGGTTTGAATAA